The genomic window cgtcttcgccccctccccctgccAGTACCAGTTCCCCGTGTCCAACCTCAAGGACGCCGTCAACCTCGCCGAGACCTTCACCGCCgtggtcctcggcgcgctgcagGGCGCCAACGTGCTCTTCGCCAAGGACGGCGCCACGGCTCCCATCCAGACCGTCTCGTCCGTCATCGGCCAGGAGGGCGAGCAAAACGGCTTCTACCGCGTCTTCCTCGACAAGGTGCCCTCCGAGTCGCCCTTCCtcaccgccgtgcccgccccCTTTGCCTGGTCCGCGCTGCAAATGTTCGTCATCCCCGGGTCGTGCCCCTTCCCGCTCGGCAACATCAACCTGCCCATCTTCCCGCCCCTCATgaccaacggcgccgccgtcgcggccatcGAGCCGCGGGACCAGGACCTCTCCTTTGCCGCCGACCTGTCTGCTTCGGGGGTCGCCAAGGAGTACATCGGCCGTGACGGCAGCAGCCTGTTCCTGACCTACACGACGGGTCAGCAGCTGCCCATCTCCGTGCCGCTCAAGCACGTGTCGTGGAGCGGGAGCAAGATCAGCTTCTCCGCCGAGTTCCCCTTCTCCAAGCACGTCATGCAGGGGTTTAGCCACGCCGCGCTCACGACGAAGAACAGCTTCGAGAGTGCCGATGCGGTCGCTGAGGCAGCGCTCGCGGGGCCTGGTATCATTCAGGTGAACAATGCGCTTTgacgcggtggtggtggcgagtCATTTGAGCTGGGAATGATGAATCATTTGCATTGATACAAGAGGGCTCAGAGGCAACTCCATCTGATATAGGTACACAAACGTAACTTAGGGATTGTTCATAATGCACCACGAACCAAAATCATCTTTAGACTGTAATTAAGACTATCTGTTAttcatccgccgccgtgcccttCATAGGATGCCTACGTCCAGTCGCTAACTGTGGAAGGCGAGTCGTTCCAGGCGTAGTAGAATCTCATCAATACTTTGATATCTGACTTACATATGTACATTCGCAATAAGACGGATCACAGGGCAAGTGGTTAGAGCagggaagcagcagcaaggatAGCAGCGCCAAGGTATGCCCACCCATTCCCACTGCCACCGGACGGACCGGGGGGCGGCCTCGGGATTGTACCCGGTCTCGACCCCCCGGCAGGGCTCGTCGAATTCTCTCGAGCAATTATGACGCTGTCACCTGTTTCCAGGCTCCGGCGCATCGCGTCTCGAATGGTCTCTGCCCCAACGTGCACGCCCAGAGGGACGATGACGTGGAAGAGCGACTCCGTGTTCCACTGGCCCTGGATGTTGGCGACACGGTGACCAGGTGTGGTGGTATATGTGCCCTGTATATCGATGCGCATCCAACCTGCCCTATCGGCTCCTTGTCCTTCGCGGAGGAGTGAACGCGGTACATCGATGTTATAGCGGGACTGGACCTCGTTCGGGGTCGTCGACACGCGCCTGCCAGCCTGCACAGTCGTCGGCAGTCTGTCTTCGACCCAATCGTTGATGAGGTGCTGGAATATTAGGCCAACAGTTCGAGGAAAGTTCCGCAGCAGTCTAGGGTTTTGAGGTATGTGAGCGTTCTTgttcttccccttcttcccctttCCTGGGGCTCGCTTGACGATGCGATGTTTCAGAGCCTTTGCATCCCCGGGCTGGAGGTACATCAAGATCCTCTGCAgcacatcgtcgtcgataTCAATGAGGTCGAAGCCCCCTACGCGGGCAGACACGAGCTCCCAGCACTGTGCCTGATCGTTGTGTTCGGGGCTGTCGGGGTTCATG from Purpureocillium takamizusanense chromosome 14, complete sequence includes these protein-coding regions:
- a CDS encoding uncharacterized protein (COG:S~EggNog:ENOG503NVBA~SECRETED:SignalP(1-20~SECRETED:cutsite=ALG-AA~SECRETED:prob=0.4100)), with the protein product MKAHFVHLSVVSTLLGVALGAAIPNNDGFPAPSDQQKLGIAVQAGGLLPNSPPPTSLGAGSATAFQLIAFNELFETAYFSSLVHNISAGVDGYRAENKDELVKIFSTVLAQEEQHALAAVSTLKGAGVFAPSPCQYQFPVSNLKDAVNLAETFTAVVLGALQGANVLFAKDGATAPIQTVSSVIGQEGEQNGFYRVFLDKVPSESPFLTAVPAPFAWSALQMFVIPGSCPFPLGNINLPIFPPLMTNGAAVAAIEPRDQDLSFAADLSASGVAKEYIGRDGSSLFLTYTTGQQLPISVPLKHVSWSGSKISFSAEFPFSKHVMQGFSHAALTTKNSFESADAVAEAALAGPGIIQVNNAL